The region TTGTTTTGAATTTTGCGTTCATTTTACGGGGTTTTTCCGCTTCCGCTACTGCGGAGTTTTTTTACCGAGGGCCTCGCGGGCGAGCTTGTCAGCCATTTCGTTCCCGGCCACGCCAGCGTGCCCGGGTACCTTGTTGAAGGCGACCCATGGCAGGTAAGGACGGATATAAGCGGCGTAAGCCTGGGTGAACTTGTTGTTCGCCTTCCAGTCGCCGAGCGCCCAGGCGGCGATGCCTACGTAGTCGTGGTGGATGGTCAGGGGCTTGGCGCCATTGTCGTGGGCCCACTTTACGGCCCGCATGGTGGCGGACAGTTCGCCGGCGACGTTGTGGATGACCGCCGCGGCGTCGTTCTCGCCGGCCCCGCAGTCGGTGAAGATGATTTCCCCGCCGCGGTAGACGACGAAAGCCCAGCCGTAGCGGTTGTCTTCCTTGCGGAAGGTGCCGTCTACGTAAATGTCATAGCCGTCGGCGGACGGCGTCGCGGCGGTTCCCGCCGTTTTGACGCCGACTGGCGGACGGCCGGACAGGTAGGCGCGGGCTTCCTGCTCGGAGGGAAAAGCTTTGTACTCAGCTCCCGGGAAGCGTTCGACCTGCTCCTTGCATTTTTCCCAGGATAGATATACTCCTGGCTGCCGGCCCGCCCGGACGGCGTAATATTTCACTTTCGGCGCCATCAGCTCACCTCCCGGAAACCGTGTTTACGCGCGGTCACTGTTCTTCCCCGCCGTCTGTCCGCCCGTAAAGGGGCCAGGCGAGCGACAGGGCTTTCTGCCAGACGATCTTAAGCGGCAGGCCGTGTTCTGCCGCGAGTTTGCGGCAGTCTTCGTATTCGGGGGCGGCGTTTACGGTCTGGCCTTTGACGGCGCTTACCTTGACCCGAACCTCGCCCCAGGGCGTTTCGACGGTGGCCGTCCGCCGCTCAGCCTCCAGGCGGTTGACGGGATAGTAGCGCATGCCGATGGTGGTTGTTTCGGCAAGGATTGCCGCAGCGGCGGCGGGGAAAGCGGCGCTGTCCGCAAGTACGGAGAGTCTGGTGGCCGACCGGCCTTTCTTCATTATGATGGGCGTCAGCCAGACGTCGCGGGCCCCGACGGCAAATAGGCGGTCCATGACATGGGGGAATATCTGGGGGTTGAGGTCATCGATATTGGCCTCGATTACGAGGTATTCGGCCTGCGCCTGCGCTTCAGCCGCTTCGCCGAGCACCGCTCTGACGACGTTGGGGATCTCGAGATCCCACGAGCCGGCGCCGTAGCCGATTGTGTCGCTGATGAAGCCGTCCGGAACGCCGCCGCTGCCTGCCGAGAAGACGGCTACCAGCGCGGCGCCGGTCGGAGTGACCAGTTCTTTGGCGATTTCGCCGTGTTCCCAGGCGATGCCGCGGAGGAGTTCGGCGGTGGCCGGGGCGGGAACAGGCATGCGGCCGTGGCTGCATTTTACGAAGCCGCTGCCTGTCCTGAGCTTGGAGGTGTAGACGCGCCCGATCCCGAGCCAGTGGAGGCCGAGAACGGTGCCGACAATGTCGATGATGGTGTCGACGGCGCCCACTTCGTGGAAATGGACTTTGTCGACGGTGGTGCCGTGAACCTTGGCTTCCGCCTCGGCCAGGCGCAGGAAGACTTTTTTCGCGTCTTCCTTGACGGCGGCAGGCAGATCTGAGCCGTCGATGATGGCGGTGATGTCGGGCAGGTGCCGGTGCCGGCGCTGACCGAAGAAGCCGGTCTTTACGTCGAGGTAGGTGGCGGCGATACCTTGCTTTTCGACCTTTTTAATGATGAGTTCGTAGCCGTTGACAGGCAGTTTGGCCAATTCCTGGCGCAGGTGGCTCTCCGGGAAACCCAGGTCAAGCAGAGCGCCGAGAAACATGTTGCCGCTGATGCCGCTGAAGCAGTCCAGATAAAGGGTACGCACGGTGTCACCTCATTTTGTTGATGATGCTGGCGAGGCGCCCGGCGCCGAAGCCGTTGTCGATGTTGACGACGGCCACGCCGGCGGCGCAGCTGTTGAGCATGGCGAGGAGGGCGGCGATGCCGCCGAAGTTGGCGCCGTAACCGACGCTGGTGGGCACGGCGATGACCGGTTTGGCGACCATGCCGCCTACAACGCTGGCCAATGCCCCTTCCATGCCGGCGACGACGATTATTACGTTGGCTTCCTCGATGGTCTGCCGTTGGGCGAGTAGCCTGTGGATGCCGGCGACGCCAACATCGAACACGCGAGTGACTTTATTACCCATTATTTCGGCGGTGAGGGCCGCTTCCTCGGCAACCGGGATGTCGCTGGTACCGGCGGTCATGACGAGTATGAACCGGTCCTCGTCGACGACGACTTCGTCCCGGCGGACGACGATCATCCGGGCGACCTCGTGATAGCGGGCGGCCGGCACAAGGGCGCGGGTCGCCTCGTACATCTCGGGGGTGGCGCGGCTGGCGATGACGTTGCCGTTGACCTGCGCCAGGCGCTCGACAATGGCGGCGACCTGAGCCGGCGTCTTGCCCTGGGCGAAAACGACCTCCGGGAACCCCTGGCGGAGCATGCGGTGGTGGTCTATCTTCACGAAATCAAGGTCTTCGTACGGCAAGTCCTTGAATTTATCAAGGGCCTGTTCCATCGAGAGCCGGCCGTCCCGGAAATCGGCAAGGATGGCGGCGACCGTTTTGCTGTCCATTTTACACCTCTTTTAGCGTTTCATTCATGCTCCCGGTGCGGTATCCGGCGAGGTCGAGAGCGACATAAGCGAAGCCAAGGGCTTTGATGGCGGCGACGATGACCGCGGCGTTGCCGGGGGCGACGAGAATGGCAAAGGCGGCCGGCTCGACCTCGATACGAGCCAGGTCGCCGTGGTGGCGGACCCGAACCTGGCCGGCGACCAGGCGGCGCACGGCGGTTTCGGCTGCTTCCACCTGCCGGAGGCGTTCCTCCGTGACCGGCAGGCCGTATGCGAGCCGGGAAACAAGGCAGGCGGCGCTGGGCTTGTCCCAGGTAGGAAGGCCCCAGAGGCGGGAGACGGAGCGAATTTCGTCTTTCGACAGCCCCGCGTCAAGCAGCGGGCTTACGACCGTGGGCAATTCGGCGACCGCTTTCATCCCCGGGCGGTAGTCGCAGCGATCGTCGGCGTTCGTTCCCTCGACCACCCAGGGAATCTCGTTGTCTTTGGCCCACGCCGCCAGGGCGGTAAAACGGATTTTCTTGCAATGGTAACAGCGCTCGCGGTCGTTGGCGGCAAAGGCGGGGTCGGACAGTTCGCCGCTGTCCAGCAAAATATGTCTGAGGCCGAGAGCGACGGCGATCGCGGAGGCGTCGCCAAGTTCGGCGGCCGATGATGTGGCCGAGCGGGCGGTGACGAGGACCACCCTCCCGCCGAGCGCCCTTTGCGCCGCCGCCGCGAGGAATGTACTGTCAACGCCGCCGGAGAAGGCGACCGCCACGCTGCCAAGCCGGCCGAGCATTTCTTCCAGCAGGCTTAATTTTTCCCCAGTCGTCACGCAAATACCTCCTGGATGTCAATAAAAAAGACATAGTTATTCCCTGGTGGAATTCTATGTCTTCATGACACGGTTTCGGATTATATTTTACCATATCCCGCCGGCGGCCTCAAGTTCATTTGTGAGCTGTCAGTTCTGCAGATGCTTCTGGCGGGAGCCGATCAGCAGAGCCTCGAGGTTCTCCATAATTTTGAGCTGGTTTTCCTCCAGCAGGCTGATGCTCTGGTTGAGGAGCAGAACCTGCGGGTTTATTCTGAGCTTGGGGTTGCGGGCAATCAAATCAAGGTGGCCGGCGGCCATTTCGAGTTGTTCGGCGGCGGCCAGCACCTGGCTGTCGAGGAGTTTTTCGAGTAGTACGTAATGGTATACTTTTACGGCGTCGATAGCCTGGCCAAAGCCTTCGCTGCTGGCCTGGCGCTGGGCGAAAGTATTGAAGTGGACACTGAATTCCTGAAACTCGCTGCTGGTGGCCACTGCCAGGTCATGGTTCAAGAGGTAGATCAGTTTATATATCTTATTTATATAGGAGTTCTGCAACTGTATCAGGGACAATACGTCGCTGAATTCTGCCCCCTGGCAGGGCGCGAGGTGGAAATCCTGCAATTCCACTCTAGTACCACCTCCACTGAAGCGTAGTCGGTCACTATATCCTATTCATTGTTACGCGTTATGTTTACGATTTCGGACAGCTTACCGACGTCAAGGTCAAAATTTTTGTCGGCCAAGCAGTGTGTTCTTCGAGTGACCAAACGAGCCTAACGCCGGTAACGGGGCACTTTCCCGCGCCCACCCTGCGGCAAGCGAAACTTGGCTCCGGCCAATCGCCTGATACAAGTTTCGCTTACCGGCGGCCTAATACAAAAACCGCCGGGGTTCTGTCACCCGGCGGTCCTATACCACAGCCACAATCTGCAGTTCTCGCTCATGAAGGAGGTTAACGATGCCCTCCCGCGTCCAGACGACCGGTCTGGCCGGCTCCTTGCTGTTTATCCTGAGCACCGCTCCGGTGGAGCCGTTGTTGAATTTCACCGCACTGCCGATATAGTAGGGAACGACGATCTTGTTGACGGCGTCGACAACCTGGCTGTCGAACTGCGTTCCCGCGCCGGCGTTTATTATGCGGATGGCTTCGTGGGCGGGAACGCGGGGCCGGTAGACACGGTCGGTTATAAGGGCGTCGTATACGTCGGCGACGGCGACGATGCCGGCGAGAGGGTGGATTTTGTCTTCGCTTATGCCCCAGGGATAACCTCGCCCGTCCGGCCTCTCGTGGTGCTGAAGGGCCATGAGGGCGATGCGGCTGTCGACCTTGGTCTCGAGCCGCAGGACGTTATAGCCGAACGCGGTATGCTTCTTAACCTGCTCGAATTCGTCCGGTGTCAGGGGGCCGTTCTTTTCGATGATTTCATTGGGGATGCAGCTCTTGCCGTAGTCGTGCAGCAGGCCGCCGATGCCGAGGATGTAGATTTCGTCGCGGGAAAGGCCCATGGCCATGCCGAAAGCGACGGCGAAAACGCCGACGTCGACGCAATGACCGTAGAGGTAGTCGCTTTTCTGCCTGATATCCGATAGGTATATCAACAGGTTGCCGTGTCCCGACAGTTCTTCGATTACCTTATGGATGCATTCGCGCAAATGAGGAAGGTGGGCGGCGATGCCCCCCCGGTTGCGGAAGGCGTTCTGCATGGCTTGGACCATGCTTAGCCGGGTTGCGGCGCTGATGAGGTTCGGGACGGCGGAGAGCTCCTTGTTGGCCGGTTCGGCCGCCTTGATGCGGACGGCGGTGATGCCGTGCTTGCCGAGAAGGGCGATTATCTCCTTGCGAAGCGCTGTGCCGGCCGTAACGAGAATCTGACCATTACCGTTAACTATGTCATCCGCTAATATCATGCTGCCGGTGGCTTGGACGAGCGGTATCTGCTTAATAGCCGTAACCTCCGTTCGCACAAAATAAGAACCCCGCCAAACTCTTACAGTCTGGAGGGGTTCACTACTAGCTCAGTGTAAAATAAGTGACCACATAGTTTTTTACACGTCATCGCATTCCACTGTCTGCAGTATAAAATTGGGCATTCACTTTGTTCGTTTTTTCAAATTCGACATGACATAAGGTATTCCTGCATGATTATTGGGAAATTTAATAAAAATTTACCATAATTTCGGGTCGAAAAAAACAGACCGCGCTCCAGCCGGTCTTCTCCAAGATGTTGTATTTAGGTCTGCCCCCCTCCCCTTTCCGGCAACAAAACC is a window of Selenomonadales bacterium 4137-cl DNA encoding:
- a CDS encoding ribonuclease H family protein, which encodes MAPKVKYYAVRAGRQPGVYLSWEKCKEQVERFPGAEYKAFPSEQEARAYLSGRPPVGVKTAGTAATPSADGYDIYVDGTFRKEDNRYGWAFVVYRGGEIIFTDCGAGENDAAAVIHNVAGELSATMRAVKWAHDNGAKPLTIHHDYVGIAAWALGDWKANNKFTQAYAAYIRPYLPWVAFNKVPGHAGVAGNEMADKLAREALGKKTPQ
- the larB gene encoding nickel pincer cofactor biosynthesis protein LarB translates to MDSKTVAAILADFRDGRLSMEQALDKFKDLPYEDLDFVKIDHHRMLRQGFPEVVFAQGKTPAQVAAIVERLAQVNGNVIASRATPEMYEATRALVPAARYHEVARMIVVRRDEVVVDEDRFILVMTAGTSDIPVAEEAALTAEIMGNKVTRVFDVGVAGIHRLLAQRQTIEEANVIIVVAGMEGALASVVGGMVAKPVIAVPTSVGYGANFGGIAALLAMLNSCAAGVAVVNIDNGFGAGRLASIINKMR
- a CDS encoding HD-GYP domain-containing protein, with protein sequence MRTEVTAIKQIPLVQATGSMILADDIVNGNGQILVTAGTALRKEIIALLGKHGITAVRIKAAEPANKELSAVPNLISAATRLSMVQAMQNAFRNRGGIAAHLPHLRECIHKVIEELSGHGNLLIYLSDIRQKSDYLYGHCVDVGVFAVAFGMAMGLSRDEIYILGIGGLLHDYGKSCIPNEIIEKNGPLTPDEFEQVKKHTAFGYNVLRLETKVDSRIALMALQHHERPDGRGYPWGISEDKIHPLAGIVAVADVYDALITDRVYRPRVPAHEAIRIINAGAGTQFDSQVVDAVNKIVVPYYIGSAVKFNNGSTGAVLRINSKEPARPVVWTREGIVNLLHERELQIVAVV
- the larC gene encoding nickel pincer cofactor biosynthesis protein LarC — translated: MRTLYLDCFSGISGNMFLGALLDLGFPESHLRQELAKLPVNGYELIIKKVEKQGIAATYLDVKTGFFGQRRHRHLPDITAIIDGSDLPAAVKEDAKKVFLRLAEAEAKVHGTTVDKVHFHEVGAVDTIIDIVGTVLGLHWLGIGRVYTSKLRTGSGFVKCSHGRMPVPAPATAELLRGIAWEHGEIAKELVTPTGAALVAVFSAGSGGVPDGFISDTIGYGAGSWDLEIPNVVRAVLGEAAEAQAQAEYLVIEANIDDLNPQIFPHVMDRLFAVGARDVWLTPIIMKKGRSATRLSVLADSAAFPAAAAAILAETTTIGMRYYPVNRLEAERRTATVETPWGEVRVKVSAVKGQTVNAAPEYEDCRKLAAEHGLPLKIVWQKALSLAWPLYGRTDGGEEQ
- the larE gene encoding ATP-dependent sacrificial sulfur transferase LarE is translated as MTTGEKLSLLEEMLGRLGSVAVAFSGGVDSTFLAAAAQRALGGRVVLVTARSATSSAAELGDASAIAVALGLRHILLDSGELSDPAFAANDRERCYHCKKIRFTALAAWAKDNEIPWVVEGTNADDRCDYRPGMKAVAELPTVVSPLLDAGLSKDEIRSVSRLWGLPTWDKPSAACLVSRLAYGLPVTEERLRQVEAAETAVRRLVAGQVRVRHHGDLARIEVEPAAFAILVAPGNAAVIVAAIKALGFAYVALDLAGYRTGSMNETLKEV